In Aspergillus luchuensis IFO 4308 DNA, chromosome 1, nearly complete sequence, the following are encoded in one genomic region:
- a CDS encoding putative MFS monosaccharide transporter (COG:G;~EggNog:ENOG410PGCG;~InterPro:IPR005829,IPR005828,IPR003663,IPR036259, IPR020846;~PFAM:PF00083,PF07690;~TransMembrane:11 (i20-40o60-80i92-111o117-138i150-171o183-203i269-293o305-327i334-355o367-387i430-449o);~go_component: GO:0016020 - membrane [Evidence IEA];~go_component: GO:0016021 - integral component of membrane [Evidence IEA];~go_function: GO:0022857 - transmembrane transporter activity [Evidence IEA];~go_process: GO:0055085 - transmembrane transport [Evidence IEA]), translating into MSPNNRQSAHLHGLVGKPLLYFTSVFVSLGVFLFGYDQGVMSGIITGWYFKDYFNQPSRAAIGTVVAILEVGAFISSLLVGRLGDLIGRRKTILYGSIVFFIGGALQAFATGLPMMMAGRIVAGLGVGALSTIVPVYQSEISPPHNRGKLACIEFTGNISGYAASVWVDYFCSFIESNYSWRLPLLFQCVMGALLGVGSLIICESPRWLLDNDHDEEGMVVIANLYGSGDLHSDKARQEYREIKMNVLLQRQEGERSYADMFRRYYKRVLIAMSAQALAQLNGINVISYYAPLVFESAGWAGRDAILMTGINAISYLASTVPPWYLVDRWGRRPILLSGAVAMIVSLSLISYFIYIDVVATPTLTVIFVMIYNAAFGASWGPIPWLYPPEILPLSIRAKGASLSTATNWAFNWLVGEVTPVLQAAIKWRLYLVHAFFCACSFVLVYFLYPETSGVRLEDMNLLFGDATTAMPTPATQGERGSLMSAGSPVPSLDIRRQYGRLGADSAIPGLDIDPPNVSSSTGSKPGRTGFREDTSSRPEGFGGWISNMITRHKGSESTGQAGQYRRLGQEENE; encoded by the exons ATGTCACCCAATAATCGACAAAGCGCACACTTGCATGGCTTGGTTGGGAAGCCATTACT GTACTTTACGAGTGTTTTCGTATCCTTGGGCGTCTTCCTTTTTGGCTATGACCAAGGTGTTATGTCTGGGATCATAAC AGGCTGGTATTTCAAGGATTACTTCAATCAACCCTCGCGAGCTGCAATAGGTACGGTGGTTGCGATCCTCGAAGTAGGGGCTTTCATATCTTCTCTACTTGTCGGTCGACTCGGCGACTTAATCGGACGCCGCAAAACGATCTTGTATGGATCCATAGTATTCTTTATTGGCGGTGCATTGCAGGCCTTTGCTACCGGGTTGCCTATGATGATGGCCGGTCGAATCGTCGCAGGTTTGGGCGTTGGGGCCTTATCGACAATTGTACCTGTCTACCAGTCTGAGATATCG CCTCCCCACAACCGAGGGAAACTGGCATGTATCGAGTTTACAGGGAACATCTCCGGATACGCAGCCAGCGTCTGGGTGGATTATTTCTGTAGCTTTATAGAAAGTAACTACTCGTGGCGCCTACCATTATTGTTCCAGTGCGTCATGGGTGCTCTTCTTGGTGTGGGTAGCCTCATCATTTGCGAGTCTCCAAG GTGGCTGTTGGACAATGACCACGATGAAGAGGGTATGGTTGTCATTGCAAATCTATATGGAAGTGGAGACTTGCACAGTGACAAAGCCAGACAAGAGTATAGAGAGATCAAGATGAATGTTCTTCTGCAAAGGCAAGAAGGCGAAAGATCTTACGCTGATATGTTCAGGCGTTACTACAAAAGGGTCTTGATAGCGATGTCGGCACAGGCCTTAGCTCAGCTCAACGGTATTAACGTCATCTCGTATTACGCCCCGCTTGTATTCGAATCAGCAGGTTGGGCTGGCCGTGACGCTATCCTAATGACTGGGATCAACGCAATCTCGTATCTGGCCTCTACAGTACCTCCATGGTATCTGGTGGATCGCTGGGGCAGGCGCCCCATCCTTCTTTCTGGAGCGGTGGCAATGATTGTTTCACTCTCCCTGATTTCCTATTTCATATATATCGACGTCGTGGCAACACCTACTCTCACTGTCATCTTTGTCATGATCTACAATGCTGCTTTTGGTGCATCATGGGGACCCATACCATGGCTCTACCCACCGGAAATTCTCCCATTGAGCATTCGTGCAAAAGGCGCAAGTCTTAGTACAGCCACTAATTGGGCTTTTAATTGGCTTGTCGGAGAGGTCACGCCTGTTTTACAAGCTGCTATCAAGTGGCGCTTGTACCTGGTGCATGCGTTTTTCTGTGCCTGCAGCTTTGTCCTGG tttactttttatatccGGAAACGAGTGGTGTCCGCTTGGAAGACATGAATCTGCTGTTTGGGGATGCAACTACTGCCATGCCAACACCAGCAACTCAGGGAGAACGTGGCTCTCTCATGAGTGCAGGCTCTCCTGTACCTTCGCTTGACATCAGACGCCAGTATGGCCGTCTGGGGGCAGACAGCGCCATTCCTGGCTTGGACATTGACCCACCGAATGTAAGTTCTAGTACCGGCAGCAAGCCTGGCAGGACAGGCTTCCGGGAAGACACTAGTAGTCGACCAGAGGGCTTTGGAGGCTGGATTTCGAATATGATTACCCGACACAAAGGATCGGAATCAACAGGACAGGCCGGTCAGTATAGACGTCTTGggcaggaggagaatgagtaG
- the pmt2 gene encoding protein O-mannosyl transferase (CAZy:GT39;~COG:O;~EggNog:ENOG410PGRQ;~InterPro:IPR036300,IPR027005,IPR016093,IPR003342, IPR032421;~PFAM:PF16192,PF02815,PF02366;~TransMembrane:10 (o54-72i103-125o145-163i194-215o227-260i281-306o601-622i643-663o669-687i699-721o);~go_component: GO:0016020 - membrane [Evidence IEA];~go_function: GO:0000030 - mannosyltransferase activity [Evidence IEA];~go_process: GO:0006493 - protein O-linked glycosylation [Evidence IEA]), which translates to MAGVNQASSSGVDLSSEVRRRTAPLTQEPSRAPDHDAYDAKKSKQEPSSFRSAVASWEPIFAPLFLTALAIFTRMYQIGRSDIVTWDEAHFGKFGSHYLKREFYFDVHPPLGKMLVGLSGFLAGYNGSFEFKSGEKYPEDVNYTFMRIFNAAFGAVCVPLAYYTARELGYRKATVWLISLMVLFENSYATISRFILLDSMLLCFTFTTTLCWAKFHRLQKASFSAEWFAWLFLTGVSIGCVCSVKWVGFFCTAIVGLYTVEDLWNKFGDLKMPEVVVAKHLVARIVGLIIVPCIVYILSFYVHFWVLENSGPGDAQMSSLFQANLKGTEVGKDSPLEIALGSRVTLKNMGYGGGLLHSHIQTYPEGSTQQQVTCYHHKDSNNDWFIYPNRYEPDYDPEDSLRFVGDGDIIRLIHGQTGRNLHSHAISAPVTKSQFEVSCYGNITIGDDKDHWAVEVVDDVASRDRSRIRTLTTAFRLRHPVLGCYLRAGNVNLPQWGFKQIETTCVKENKPSDVYTHWNVESHYNERLPPGDPGSYKSPFWKDFIHLNVAMMTSNNALVPDPDKQDDLASKFWQWPILNVGLRMCSWDDNTIKYYLLGNPFVYWGSTLSLGIFALLVLWYLVRWQRGYTELTQADIDHIHYSGLYPVIGWVLHYLPFAVMARVTYVHHYYPALYYAILTFGFCVDWFTQQMSNKLRWAIYTLLYCAIVGLFAYFRAIVFGIEGPSQQWSHLNWFSGWRIAN; encoded by the exons ATGGCGGGAGTAAATCAGGCGTCAAGCTCTGGGGTTGATCTCTCCTCTGAAGTGCGGCGCAGAACTGCCCCTCTTACGCAGGAGCCCAGCCGTGCTCCTGATCATGATGCATATGATGCCAAGAAATCAAAGCAAGAG CCCTCCTCGTTTCGTTCGGCGGTGGCCAGCTGGGAGCCTATATTTGCGCCTCTCTTTCTGACTGCTCTGGCAATTTTCACTCGAATGTATCAAATTGGTCGTTCAGATATCGTGACATGGGATGAGGCACA CTTTGGAAAATTTGGCTCACACTATCTGAAGCGCGAATTTTATTTTGATGTACACCCGCCCCTGGGGAAGATGCTAGTTGGCTTGTCGGGATTTCTTGCTGGTTATAATGGCTCGTTCGAATTCAAATCCGGTGAGAAGTATCCCGAAGACGTCAACTATACGTTCATGCGTATTTTCAATGCGGCTTTCGGCGCGGTATGTGTCCCGCTTGCTTACTATACCGCACGGGAGCTGGGTTATCGCAAGGCTACTGTCTGGCTTATCAGTCTGATGGTGCTATTCGAAAACTCGTATGCCACCATCTCGAGATTCATCCTCCTTGATTCCATGCTACTTTGCTTCACGTTTACAACCACATTATGTTGGGCCAAATTTCATCGACTGCAGAAAGCTAGTTTTTCGGCAGAATGGTTTGCATGGCTCTTTCTCACCGGCGTGAGCATTGGCTGTGTCTGCAGTGTCAAATGGGTCGGTTTCTTCTGCACCGCTATTGTGGGCCTTTATACCGTTGAAGATCTATGGAATAAGTTTGGCGACCTTAAAATGCCTGAG GTTGTGGTAGCGAAACATCTAGTTGCGCGCATAGTGGGCCTAATCATCGTGCCCTGCATTGTCTACATTCTGTCTTTCTATGTTCATTTCTGGGTTCTCGAGAATAGTGGTCCAGGAGATGCCCAGATGAGCTCACTTTTCCAGGCAAACTTGAAGGGCACCGAGGTCGGGAAGGATAGTCCTCTTGAGATAGCACTGGGATCGAGGGTGACACTGAAAAACATGGGGTATGGTGGTGGACTTCTCCATTCGCATATCCAAACGTATCCTGAAGGGTCAACACAACAGCAGGTGACGTGCTATCACCACAAGGATTCCAACAACGACTGGTTCATCTACCCCAATAGGTATGAGCCGGACTATGACCCCGAGGACTCCTTGAGATTCGTTGGTGACGGAGACATCATCCGTCTAATCCATGGGCAGACGGGTCGGAACCTACATTCGCATGCTATATCTGCACCAGTTACTAAGAGCCAGTTTGAAGTCTCCTGTTATGGCAACATTACCATTGGCGATGACAAAGATCATTGGGCGGTTGAAgtcgttgatgatgttgcatCCAGGGACAGGAGCAGAATTCGAACTCTTACTACGGCATTTCGCCTGAGACATCCTGTCCTGGGCTGTTACTTGCGTGCAGGAAATGTAAACCTGCCCCAATGGGGCTTCAAACAGATTGAGACCACATGCGTGAAGGAGAATAAGCCCAGTGATGTCTATACTCATTGGAATGTCGAGTCACACTACAACGAGAGGC TTCCACCAGGTGATCCCGGATCTTACAAGTCTCCGTTCTGGAAGGATTTTATCCATCTGAATGTCGCTATGATGACGTCCAACAATGCTCTTGTCCCTGATCCGGACAAGCAAGATGACCTCGCCTCTAAGTTCTGGCAATGGCCTATACTCAATGTGGGCCTTCGTATGTGCTCCTGGGatgacaacaccatcaagtACTACCTTCTCGGAAACCCTTTCGTATATTGGGGGAGTACTTTGAGTCTTGGAATATTTGCCCTTCTGGTTCTTTGGTATCTCGTGCGTTGGCAACGAGGATATACTGAACTTACCCAAGCGGATATTGACCACATCCACTATTCCGGTCTTTACCCAGTCATTGGGTGGGTGTTGCATTATCTACCTTTTGCGGTCATGGCACGAGTGACTTACGTTCATCATTACTATCCGGCACTCTACTATGCCATACTCACATTCGGATTCTGCGTTGACTGGTTCACACAGCAGATGAGCAACAAGCTACGTTGGGCGATCTATACCTTGCTTTACTGCGCGATCGTTGGCTTGTTCGCATACTTTCGGGCTATTGTTTTTGGTATTGAAGGGCCCAGCCAGCAGTGGTCTCATTTGAACTGGTTCAGTGGCTGGCGGATTGCCAACTGA
- a CDS encoding uncharacterized protein (COG:U;~EggNog:ENOG410PKSE;~InterPro:IPR001806,IPR027417,IPR005225;~PFAM:PF00009,PF00025;~go_function: GO:0003924 - GTPase activity [Evidence IEA];~go_function: GO:0005525 - GTP binding [Evidence IEA]), with protein MSQPWDYIAKLVCIGDSGTGKSSLTIRLCEGRFSSSHDVTIGVEFGSRIVPVGPPASKALGGEFDDSIRNRAPSLTSSPSLPATTTASESVASGLPSPPRRVQELQKRMKLSLWDTAGQETYKSITRSYFRGASGALLVFDITRPSTFVSCTQWLHDLRQIAEDGIVIVLVGNKSDLAADESRSHQTVTRQEAEEWCRLNNITRYVETSAKSGENVERAFLEVAEMIYRNIEAGKYDLHDRRSGVKGYGATGGSNSGIPNTVTLGLDDAMRKGGSGLAGGCC; from the exons ATGTCACAGCCATGGGATTATATTGCTAAACTTGTTTGCATCGGGGACTCGGGAACTGGGAAGTCTAGT TTAACGATCCGACTCTGCGAAGGGCGCTTTTCGTCCTCCCATGATGTTACAATTGGTGTCGAGTTCGGTTCACGGATTGTTCCGGTGGGCCCGCCGGCTTCAAAGGCCTTGGGAGGCGAGTTCGACGATTCTATCCGCAATCGTGCCCCTTCACTCACATCTTCGCCCTCATTGCCCGCTACGACTACAGCCAGCGAATCAGTCGCTTCTGGACTGCCCAGTCCTCCACGTCGGGTACAGGAGCTCCAGAAAAGAATGAAGTTGTCGCTATGGGACACCGCTGGCCAAGAAACGTACAAATCTATTACCCGCTCTTATTTCCGTGGTGCTTCGGGTGCCCTACTGGTCTTCGATATCACTAGACCTTCTACATTTGTATCGTGCACACAGTGGCTCCATGATCTGCGGCAAATTGCGGAAGATGGCATTGTAATTGTTCTGGTCGGCAACAAGAGCGATCTTGCCGCTGATGAGTCGAGATCGCATCAGACAGTCACTAGGCAAGAAGCGGAGGAGTGGTGCCGTTTGAATAACATCACACGGTATGTTGAGACAAGCGCGAAATCCGGAGAGAACGTGGAGCGTGCATTTCTTGAGGTAGCCGAGATGATATACCGCAACATCGAAGCTGGCAAATATGACCTCCACGACCGTCGAAGTGGTGTGAAGGGCTATGGTGCTACTGGTGGATCAAACTCAGGTATCCCAAACACTGTCACTTTAGGCTTGGATGATGCCATGCGCAAGGGTGGAAGTGGCCTGGCAGGaggctgttgttga
- a CDS encoding uncharacterized protein (COG:S;~EggNog:ENOG410PRXY;~TransMembrane:1 (o597-615i)), giving the protein MSGDQPYRSADDEIKDPKFINEQTHNSGQSSIDQRLKRLREEILPFYPFLLTVPTDVPFRLGSRFVNNWAVGNDGPFTPEEQQLQYMTFLTHHEGDSLLVAVGDWSDATGNVMSDQRSGGQSAASTPSNNSVKKKITFNDYRNRRKSGASASPVGPEVSKQSTSVLDTPEASQRAARASLPSNDSQKPAGKPPVQSRAASNSGGIERKRPFVDGTSDSSRSQHKVAAPKKPRISPSPAKTERLKGNGLPALLSPTLPPTSNSPRLPRLLSPTLPPDIEKELAGLGEGPLGLGSSQSDGASNNDLSSGSKIQKAKSAVHASSQPDSTHSSGLHSKQFYHGNDKRRPSSTDVSTLDNSLASKGNPKNHVGNTMSRSIGSPPVLQDASARAQLVVKLKYGRSNRKRIEALLKFSGKKKPAPPGSPVKSALDIEPSQTQKARQAAAKAPASEHPDHNKPQRLEGKGKHMGTITVSREHSKVPEKPQTPMSFSSNLAVNPSDRSKASSTTPVKDPKSSASRFDPYSGNDGKPSSHPAVKRPGNSATPTKLASPQSTNTASRQCDRRAWKDEYQKYSNLGRDLKHAAERHTAKDHVTTVDEKLAAATAIEAILCFIVAFVADDQSKALSRQTADSSSWLSILAYWRVVKKNSTPYPRLHSLCLILGAVSYDAIHALDLERLAATPLPGENTPAPTPGSDENPAASEDHKKSRKEFVELKNRPHECYRESQKLWLEGSRGLCEDVLSREFPSTWSKRSKNFSELGRQRLRAGDYSGEFFLPVGRTNTPLEVVRFSHAFLSEWCAKEGVGWNSRLKL; this is encoded by the coding sequence ATGTCGGGGGACCAGCCCTATCGCTCCGCGGATGATGAAATAAAAGATCCCAAGTTCATTAACGAACAGACACATAACTCCGGTCAATCTTCAATCGACCAACGATTGAAGCGGCTTAGGGAAGAAATCCTTCCGTTCTACCCCTTCCTTCTCACTGTTCCCACTGATGTGCCTTTCCGCCTGGGGAGTCGCTTTGTCAACAACTGGGCTGTGGGTAATGACGGGCCGTTTACACCGGAGGAGCAACAACTACAATATATGACATTCCTTACACATCACGAAGGGGATTCCTTGCTAGTGGCTGTGGGTGACTGGTCTGACGCGACAGGAAACGTCATGTCCGACCAGCGTTCCGGAGGCCAGAGTGCTGCAAGCACACCATCCAACAACTCggtgaagaaaaagataactTTTAACGACTACAGGAACAGAAGGAAGAGTGGCGCCTCCGCTTCCCCTGTCGGCCCTGAAGTCAGTAAGCAAAGCACCTCAGTCCTTGATACCCCCGAAGCAAGTCAGCGAGCTGCTAGGGCTAGCCTTCCTAGCAATGACTCGCAAAAGCCCGCGGGAAAACCTCCCGTCCAATCGCGAGCTGCGTCTAACTCGGGGGGCATCGAGCGCAAGCGCCCGTTTGTCGATGGCACCTCCGATTCTTCGAGGTCACAGCATAAGGTCGCGGCCCCCAAAAAGCCGAGGATATCTCCGAGTCCTGCAAAGACCGAGCGGCTGAAGGGTAACGGCTTGCCTGCTCTCCTGTCACCGACCCTTCCCCCTACTTCAAACAGTCCAAGACTGCCTCGGCTTCTGTCTCCTACTCTTCCGCCTGATATTGAGAAGGAATTAGCTGGGCTTGGAGAAGGCCCCCTGGGCCTAGGATCATCACAAAGCGACGGCGCTTCGAATAATGATTTATCATCGGGATCAAAAATCCAGAAGGCCAAATCTGCCGTTCACGCTTCGTCACAGCCAGACTCAACACACTCTTCGGGCTTGCATAGCAAGCAATTTTATCATGGAAATGACAAACGACGGCCCTCAAGCACGGATGTCTCAACTTTGGACAATTCTCTGGCCTCCAAAGGTAATCCAAAAAACCATGTCGGAAATACGATGTCAAGATCAATCGGCTCGCCACCGGTTCTACAGGATGCTTCGGCTAGAGCGCAGTTGGTCGTGAAATTGAAATATGGAAGATCAAACCGGAAGCGGATCGAGGCTCTCCTGAAATTTTCTGGCAAAAAGAAGCCGGCCCCGCCGGGGTCACCTGTGAAGAGTGCACTAGACATTGAGCCCTCTCAGACTCAGAAAGCCAGGCAGGCGGCAGCGAAGGCTCCAGCGTCGGAACATCCCGATCACAACAAGCCACAACggttggaagggaaagggaagcaTATGGGCACAATTACCGTCTCTCGGGAGCACTCAAAAGTCCCTGAAAAGCCTCAAACGCCTATGTCTTTCTCCTCAAACCTGGCTGTAAATCCATCAGACAGATCGAAAGCTAGTTCAACGACGCCGGTAAAAGACCCTAAGTCTTCTGCCAGCCGGTTTGATCCATACAGCGGCAATGACGGAAAGCCGTCTTCTCATCCAGCCGTCAAGCGCCCCGGTAATTCGGCCACTCCTACAAAACTCGCATCTCCGCAATCGACTAATACGGCATCACGTCAATGCGACCGTCGAGCTTGGAAAGATGAGTATCAGAAATATTCAAACCTGGGACGTGATTTAAAGCATGCTGCGGAGCGGCACACAGCCAAAGATCACGTAACTACCGTTGATGAAAAACTCGCGGCCGCTACAGCAATTGAGGCTATTCTTTGCTTCATCGTGGCATTTGTTGCCGATGATCAATCCAAAGCGCTATCCCGGCAAACTGCAGATTCGTCTTCCTGGCTATCTATCCTCGCATATTGGCGTGTTGTGAAAAAGAATAGCACTCCCTATCCGCGCCTGCATAGCCTCTGCCTCATACTTGGTGCTGTCTCTTATGATGCCATTCACGCACTTGATCTTGAGCGACTTGCCGCCACACCTTTACCTGGGGAGAACACGCCAGCGCCCACTCCAGGGAGCGATGAAAACCCTGCTGCATCGGAAGACCATAAGAAGAGCCGGAAAGAGTTTGTGGAGCTGAAGAATAGACCGCACGAGTGCTATAGAGAATCCCAGAAGTTATGGCTCGAAGGCTCACGCGGTCTTTGCGAAGATGTTCTTTCGCGTGAGTTTCCAAGTACCTGGTCTAAACGATCCAAGAATTTCTCAGAGTTGGGAAGGCAACGCTTGAGAGCTGGCGACTATTCTGGCGAATTTTTTTTGCCAGTTGGACGGACCAACACCCCCCTAGAGGTAGTCCGGTTCAGTCACGCATTTCTGAGTGAGTGGTGCGCCAAGGAAGGTGTGGGATGGAACAGCCGACTCAAGCTGTAA
- a CDS encoding aldo/keto reductase (COG:S;~EggNog:ENOG410PKDI;~InterPro:IPR018170,IPR020471,IPR036812,IPR023210;~PFAM:PF00248;~go_function: GO:0016491 - oxidoreductase activity [Evidence IEA];~go_process: GO:0055114 - oxidation-reduction process [Evidence IEA]): protein MANTLKSMPSVKLNDGTCVPQLGYGCGTAWYKKEGDTSINRELVESIKDAIRLGYLHLDGAETYRTEPELGLAIKESGVERDKLFVTTKVSVNIADIPRAIDASLEKLQLDYVDLYLIHSPFFASSSSDLQTAWAAMEQVKAAGKARSIGVSNFLQSHLEAILETATVPPSINQIEFHPYLQHGNLLDFHKSQGIQTASYGPLTPIIRSKGGPVDDLLPHLAKKYAVSEGEILLRWSIDRGCITITTSSKESRLSSYLRALTFQLTPREIDDISAAGQQKHFRAFWQGKFASEDRS, encoded by the exons ATGGCCAACACCCTGAAATCTATGCCATCCGTCAAATTGAATGACGGCACGTGTGTTCCCCAG CTTGGATATGGCTGCGGCACAGCTTGGTATAAGAAGGAAGGGGACACTAGTATCAACCGAGAGCTCGTTGAATCCATCAAAGATGCTATCCGACTGGGGTATCTCCACCTTGATGGTGCCGAGACTTACAGAACTGAGCCTGAGCTTGGTCTTGCCATCAAGGAGAGTGGCGTGGAACGAGATAAGCTATTCGTAACCACTAAGGTGAGCGTAAACATCGCAGATATTCCGAGGGCAATCGACGCAAGTCTAGAAAAGCTTCAGCTGGATTACGTTGATCT GTATCTAATTCACTCGCCTTTTTTCGCCAGCTCATCTAGCGACCTTCAAACAGCCTGGGCTGCTATGGAGCAGGTGAAGGCCGCTGGAAAGGCACGGTCAATTGGCGTGTCTAATTTCCTGCAAAGCCATTTGGAGGCTATTTTGGAGACAGCCACAGTTCCGCCATCCATCAACCAGATTGAATTCCATCCCTATCTACAGCATGGCAATCTACTCGACTTTCATAAGAGCCAAGGCATCCAAACAGCAAGCTATGGGCCTTTAACTCCTATCATCCGATCAAAGGGAGGGCCAGTGGATGACCTGCTGCCACATCTGGCCAAAAAATATGCAGTCAGTGAAGGGGAGATCCTCCTGAGATGGTCCATAGACCGTGGCTGTATAACAATCACGACTAGTAGCAAAGAATCCCGCTTGAGCAGCTATTTGCGCGCCTTAACCTTTCAGTTGACTCCTAGGGAGATTGATGATATTTCCGCTGCggggcagcagaagcatTTCAGGGCATTTTGGCAGGGAAAGTTCGCGTCAGAAGATCGTTCGTGA
- a CDS encoding YdiU domain protein (COG:H;~EggNog:ENOG410PFM8;~InterPro:IPR003846;~PFAM:PF02696): MFPDSKYLCSLKLTNRSGSWAGQLGDGRAIGLFETTNPKTRTRYELQLKGAGRTPYSRFADGKAVLRSSIREYIVSEALSALGVPTTRALSITLLPQSKVLRERLEPGAIVARFAESWLRIGTFDLLRARGDRELIRQLATYVAEDVFQGWEALPAMLPLDQSQSSDTVDNPPRHVSWDQVEGPPGSEENRFARLYREIARRNAKTVAAWQAYGFMNGVLNTDNTSIYGLSLDYGPFAFMDNFDPQYTPNHDDHLLRYCYKNQPSIIWWNLVRLGESLGELIGAGEDVDKEDFVRDGVTEEAAPAIIKRAEEIIDRTGKEFRMVFLNEYKRIMSNRLGLRSQKETDFQVLFSELLDTLEALELDFNHFFRRLSNISLSDIETKETRERTASIFFHNEGFGGIGYTEDSARQRVGDWLDKWRQRIIEDWGVDQDLERQRIMKSTNPKFLPRGWILDEVIERVERRGDREVLGRVMHMALNPFNEEWGQNHDEEERFCGDVPRFKRAMMCSCSS, from the exons ATGTTTCCGGACAGTAAATATCTTTGTTCCTTGAAATTGACAAATCGCAGCGGCTCGTGGGCTGGGCAACTCGGCGACGGA CGTGCAATCGGCCTTTTCGAAACTACAAACCCGAAAACCCGTACTCGCTATGAGTTACAACTAAAAGGTGCGGGGCGGACTCCTTATTCCCGCTTCGCCGATGGAAAGGCTGTGCTTCGCTCTAGCATCAGGGAATACATAGTATCAGAAG CCCTTTCTGCACTTGGTGTTCCAACCACTCGAGCTTTGTCTATAACCCTATTGCCTCAGTCAAAGGTGTTGCGCGAACGTTTGGAGCCCGGAGCTATAGTTGCTCGATTTGCTGAATCGTGGCTAAGGATCGGAACATTTGACCTCCTACGGGCACGAGGAGACCGTGAGCTGATTAGACAATTGGCGACGTATGTCGCAGAGGATGTGTTCCAGGGCTGGGAGGCTTTGCCCGCTATGCTGCCGTTGGACCAGAGTCAGTCATCCGATACTGTAGACAACCCTCCCAGACATGTATCTTGGGACCAAGTTGAAGGGCCGCCAGGCTCGGAAGAGAATCGGTTTGCAAGGTTGTACCGTGAAATTGCACGACGAAATGCTAAAACCGTTGCTGCTTGGCAAGCATATGGATTTATGAACGGGGTGTTGAACACTGACAATACTTCAATCTATGGCCTTTCATTAGATTATGGCCCATTCGCGTTCATGGACAACTTCGATCCTCAGTACACGCCTAACCATGATGACCATCTCCTGAGATATTGTTACAAGAACCAACCCAGCATCATCTGGTGGAATCTGGTTAGGCTCGGCGAGTCACTCGGAGAACTCATTGGTGCAGGTGAAGACGTTGACAAGGAAGATTTTGTGAGGGATGGTGTGACAGAGGAAGCCGCGCCTGCCATCATTAAACGTGCGGAGGAGATCATTGACCGAACAGGCAAGGAGTTCAGGATGGTGTTCCTGAACGAATATAAACGCATCATGAGCAACAGGCTAGGCTTGCGCAGCCAAAAGGAAACTGACTTCCAAGTACTGTTTTCGGAACTGCTCGATACATTGGAGGCTTTGGAGTTAGACTTCAATCACTTTTTCCGAAGACTGTCAAACATATCGCTGTCGGACATAGAGACGAAAGAGACGAGAGAGAGGACAGCATCTATCTTCTTTCATAACGAAGGGTTTGGTGGCATCGGATACACCGAGGATTCCGCGAGGCAACGAGTCGGAGATTGGCTTGACAAGTGGAGACAACGAATCATAGAGGACTGGGGCGTTGATCAAGACTTGGAAAGACAAAGGATCATGAAGAGTACAAACCCAAAG TTCCTGCCTCGCGGCTGGATCCTCGATGAAGTTATTGAACGTGTTGAACGCCGTGGAGATCGAGAGGTACTCGGAAGGGTAATGCATATGGCACTCAATCCCTTCAATGAAGAATGGGGACAGAatcatgatgaagaggagcgcTTTTGTGGGGATGTCCCTCGCTTCAAGAGAGCCATGATGTGCAGCTGCAGTTCTTGA